The Syngnathus typhle isolate RoL2023-S1 ecotype Sweden linkage group LG6, RoL_Styp_1.0, whole genome shotgun sequence genome has a window encoding:
- the baz1b gene encoding tyrosine-protein kinase BAZ1B isoform X2, protein MAPLLGRKPYPLAKPLAEPLGPGEEVYIIEHTKEAFRNKDEYEARLQRYEERIWTCKSTGSIQLTHKEAWEEEQEVTELLQEEYPHWFEKPILEMVHHNTVSLDKLVEMAWLEILTKYAVGEECDFTVSQDKSLRAKVAKIHPLEHPEGEAAEKKLEGACDSPSSDKENASQENQRKEPAHREEESRRESLSDRARRSPRKLPTAMKEEKKRWALPKFLPHKYDVKLVSEDKVISAVPADSLFRTERPPTKEIIRYFIRHYAQRLGMGESAPWVVEDELVKKFNLPSKFSDFLLDPHKFLAGNPSTKRKSLTSPEGKPRKKSKTPGTPGEHIGNEKGEKKGKSKKDVLGKPLSPTIWGHVQKIKMNGSPLKVKNSGTTKKEEGKSSGPSSLKTVKKSGKKAGKTGDKNILKASRKDAKASSKTPKMKQMTLLHLAKSPAAGSPKKRARSSSTGTPKLGKPLHPMALHLLRYYKENKDKEDKKSVLSALISKAAKALSPDDRGRLPDELKELVEKRWERLEQKKRWAAMSEEEKQEEMKKRRNDLKEKLREKAKERREREMLLRLEQSRRYEDQEIKDGKTLPTFKLVDMPEGLPNTLFGDVAMVVEFLHCYAGLLMPDDKYPITSTALMESLAGVRSGFHYLNRVLVVLLQTLLQDELAEGYSELDIPLSEIPLTLHSVSELARLCLRPFDAQGEESAHGSVDMAMSGFDDVVTSEFLEKLETVEVFELEPEEKVSLLVALCHRILMTYSVEDHVDGMQQRTAELCKERVAMLKEVNRKKAEKKKQKEVEGKAQDEKKKKEDPKKELKKEVKIELVDMISSVKSRQLMSMQAKREREEMDKQNKERMEVAAEEERQRKQRAAMEKNFQEGITKAKLVLRRTPLGTDRNHNRYWFFSDVVPGLYIEKGWVHDGIDYSFTPLEEKSEPDVDDEDDEADDNGSVDGANNEGAQLGAATDVCIETTTPKQGQNLWFICDSPAELEELMDSLHPHGVRESELKAKIESSYQDIIHSINLTRKDKVGLGVPDEDAELLKFLRGDIQEIASRLLKGGLGYFDDDVNMEDQLEKMDNLKELGESIITIQACVIKKFLQGFMAPKQKMKKKQGGEESKAEEVDEEKKLAEEAKVATALEKWRTSIREAQTFSRMHVLLGMLDACIKWDMSAENARCKVCRKKGDDEKLILCDECNKAFHLFCLRPVLHRIPEGEWLCTACQPTLARRGTRSRNYKQDSDEEDECEEEDSDEEEDDEEECEYKAMGHSLRPRKKRKQTSAVQKSKPKKKSSSTSQSSKQRTGPSSPADIDELVRQSSQSGVRRQALELEKCEEILKKLTKFRYSWPFRDPVSTEEAEDYLDIISQPMDFQTIQKKFSQGSYRHGQDFMEDMKLVFSNAEEYNEQGSTVLSCMTKTETAFTELLQKMLPGLSYLRRRTRKRVSRAPVSSEEDEEEEEEEEDEEEDRALRQKRIQNGKSGAKKSRNTRAAAQDEESEDEEDEDSGKRRSKRTASKAARKDYREQDCNGERNTRRTRQQRGRLEVDEESSDDEVPSRQRHSKRQKRS, encoded by the exons GCTTCAAGAGGAATATCCTCACTGGTTTGAGAAGCCCATCCTGGAGATGGTCCACCACAACACAGTGTCTTTAGACAAACTGGTTGAAATGGCCTGGTTAGAAATTCTCACAAAGTATGCTGTTGGCGAAGAGTGTGACTTCACG GTGAGCCAAGACAAAAGTCTACGAGCGAAGGTGGCAAAGATCCATCCTCTCGAGCACCCTGAGGGTGAAGCTGCAGAGAAGAAGCTTGAAGGTGCCTGTGATTCTCCATCCAGTGACAAAGAGAATGCCAGTCAAGAGAACCAGAGGAAGGAACCTGCCCACAGAGAGGAGGAGAGCAGGAGAGAGAGTCTCA GTGATAGGGCACGGCGGTCACCAAGAAAACTTCCCACTGCCATGAAGGAAGAAAAGAAGAGGTGGGCGCTTCCCAAGTTTCTTCCTCATAAGTATGATGTCAAGCTCGTCAGTGAGGACAAG GTAATCAGTGCTGTGCCAGCAGACAGTCTTTTCAGAACGGAGCGCCCGCCGACCAAAGAGATCATCCGTTACTTCATCAGACACTATGCGCAGAGGCTGGGCATGGGGGAGAGTGCACCCTGGGTGGTTGAAGATGAATTAGTGAAAAAGTTTAATCTGCCTAGTAAATTCAGCGACTTTCTTCTCGACCCACACAAG TTTTTAGCTGGGAATCCCTCTACCAAGCGTAAGAGCTTGACTTCTCCTGAAGGTAAACCTAGAAAGAAGTCGAAGACACCTGGTACACCAGGAGAGCACATAGGAAATGAAAAGGGGGAGAAGAAAGGGAAAAGCAAGAAAGATGTTCTCGGGAAGCCCCTTAGTCCCACCATCTGGGGTCATGTGCAG aaaataaaaatgaatggttCACCATTAAAAGTAAAGAACTCTGGAACCACCAAGAAAGAAGAAGGTAAAAGCTCAGGTCCCTCGAGTCTGAAAACTGTGAAAAAATCCGGaaagaaagctggaaagacCGGTGATAAGAATATCCTTAAAGCTTCTAGAAAAGATGCAAAGGCAAGTTCCAAGACACCTAAGATGAAGCAGATGACCCTGCTGCATCTCGCTAAGAGTCCCGCTGCCGGCAGCCCCAAAAAACGAGCTCGCAGCAGTTCCACAGGCACTCCCAAACTAGGGAAACCATTACATCCAATGGCTCTCCACCTTCTTCGTTACTATAAGGAGAACAAGGACAAAGAGGACAAAAAGAGTGTTCTGTCTGCCCTCATCTCAAAGGCTGCTAAGGCCTTGTCACCAGATGACCGTGGCAGACTACCCGATGAGCTGAAAGAGCTGGTTGAAAAACGCTGGGAGAGACTGGAGCAAAAGAAACGCTGGGCAGCCATGAGCGAAGAGGAAAAGCAAGAAGAAATGAAGAAGCGACGGAATGATCTCAAAGAGAAACTTCGGGAAAAAGCCAAGGAACGTCGCGAGAGGGAAATGCTACTCCGCCTCGAACAGTCCCGTCGATACGAGGACCAGGAAATCAAAGATGGCAAGACGTTGCCGACCTTTAAGCTAGTCGACATGCCCGAGGGGCTGCCCAACACCCTGTTTGGGGATGTGGCTATGGTTGTGGAGTTCCTTCACTGCTATGCAGGCCTGCTTATGCCAGATGACAAGTATCCCATCACATCTACGGCTTTGATGGAATCGTTGGCCGGCGTACGCTCTGGTTTCCACTACCTGAACCGCGTGCTGGTGGTGCTGCTTCAGACGCTGCTGCAAGACGAGCTCGCAGAGGGCTACAGCGAGCTCGATATCCCTTTATCGGAGATCCCCCTTACCTTGCACTCTGTATCGGAGCTGGCGAGGTTGTGCTTGCGTCCTTTTGATGCTCAAGGTGAGGAGAGCGCTCATGGGTCTGTGGACATGGCCATGAGCGGCTTTGATGATGTAGTGACGAGCGAGTTTCTGGAAAAGCTCGAAACTGTCGAGGTGTTTGAGCTTGAGCCAGAAGAAAAAGTCAGCTTGCTGGTCGCCCTGTGCCACCGCATTCTCATGACGTACTCGGTGGAAGACCACGTGGATGGCATGCAGCAACGCACCGCTGAACTGTGCAAGGAGCGCGTGGCAATGCTGAAAGAGGTCAATCGTAAGAAGGCTGAGAAGAAAAAGCAGAAAGAGGTTGAGGGCAAAG CCcaagatgagaagaaaaaaaaggaggatcCAAAGAAGGAGCTCAAAAAAGAGGTAAAAATAGAGTTGGTGGACATGATCAGCTCCGTCAAGAGCAGGCAGCTCATGAGCATGCAGgccaagagagaaagagaggagatggacaaacaaaacaaag AACGCATGGAAGTGGCAGCCGAAGAAGAGCGACAACGCAAACAAAGAGCGGCCATGGAAAAGAATTTTCAAGAGGGTATAACAAAGGCCAAACTGGTCCTACGTAGAACTCCACTGGGCACCGACAGAAACCATAACAG ATATTGGTTTTTCTCCGATGTTGTTCCTGGACTCTACATCGAGAAAGGCTGGGTGCATGACGGCATAGACTATAGCTTCACACCTCTTGAGGAAAAAAGCGAGCCTGATGTGGATGACGAGGACGACG AGGCTGATGACAATGGAAGTGTGGATGGTGCTAATAATGAAGGAGCCCAACTAGGGGCAGCAACGGACGTCTGTATAGAAACTACAACTCCTAAGCAGGGACAGAATCTCTG GTTCATCTGTGACAGTCCTGCCGAACTGGAAGAATTGATGGACAGTCTACATCCTCATGGAGTTAGAGAGAGTGAACTGAAGGCAAAGATAGAAAGCAG TTACCAGGACATCATACACTCCATCAACTTGACCCGAAAGGACAAAGTGGGTCTTGGGGTCCCTGACGAGGACGCAGAGCTACTGAAATTTCTACGCGGTGATATTCAGGAGATAGCCTCACGCCTCCTGAAGGGTGGCTTGGGTTACTTTGATGATGACGTGAACATGGAAGATCAG CTGGAAAAAATGGACAATTTAAAAGAATTAGGAGAGTCCATCATCACCATTCAGGCATGTGTGATCAAGAAGTTCTTGCAAGGATTCATGGCCCCCAAgcagaaaatgaagaaaaagcaaGGAGGGGAAGAAAGCAAAGCCGAAGAGGTGGATGAGGAAAAGAAACTGGCGGAGGAGGCCAAG GTGGCAACAGCATTAGAGAAGTGGAGGACGTCTATCCGGGAGGCGCAAACCTTCTCCCGCATGCATGTGCTGCTTGGAATGTTGGACGCCTGCATCAAGTGGGACATGTCTGCCGAGAATGCCCGTTGCAAAGTTTGTCGGAAAAAGG GTGATGATGAGAAACTTATCCTGTGTGACGAATGCAACAAGGCCTTCCATCTTTTCTGCCTGAGGCCAGTGCTGCACCGCATTCCTGAAGGCGAGTGGCTGTGCACGGCCTGTCAGCCCACATTGGCCAGACGGGGCACGCGCTCAAG GAACTACAAACAAGACAGCGATGAAGAAGATGAGTGTGAAGAGGAAGACTCtgacgaggaggaagatgatgaggaaGAGTGTGAATACAAGGCCATGGGCCACAGCT TGAGGCCAAGAAAGAAGAGGAAGCAAACTTCAGCCGTGCAGAAAAGTAAACCCAAAAAGAAGTCGTCCTCTACTAGTCAGAGCAGCAAGCAGAGGACTGGCCCCAGCAGCCCTGCAGACATCGATGAACTG GTTCGCCAGAGCTCTCAGTCAGGAGTGCGCAGACAAGCACTGGAGCTGGAGAAATGTGAGGAAATCCTTAAAAAACTGACCAAGTTTCGATACAGCTGGCCCTTCAG GGACCCAGTGTCCACAGAAGAAGCCGAGGACTATCTGGACATCATTTCGCAGCCTATGGATTTTCAGACCATCCAGAAAAAGTTCAGCCAAGGCTCCTATCGCCACGGCCAAGACTTCATGGAGGACATGAAGCTGGTCTTCTCCAATGCAGAGGAGTACAATGAGCAGGGCAGCACCGTGCTCTCCTGCATGACCAAGACGGAGACGGCCTTTACGGAGCTGCTCCAGAAGATGCTACCCGGCCTCAGCTACCTCCGACGACGCACACGCAAGCGCGTCAGTCGAGCTCCCGTATCgtcagaggaggatgaagaagaagaggaggaagaagaagacgaggaagagGATCGGGCACTTCGGCAGAAAAGAATTCAGAATGGCAAGTCAGGCGCAAAGAAGAGCAGAAACACCCGAGCAGCTGCACAAGATGAGGAGAGtgaggatgaagaagatgaggacAGCGGAAAGAGGAGAAGTAAGAGGACCGCTTCCAAAGCAGCCAGGAAGGATTACAGGGAGCAGGATTGCAACGGTGAGCGGAACACTCGCAGAACTCGGCAGCAGCGGGGCCGGCTGGAGGTCGACGAGGAAAGCAGCGATGACGAGGTGCCGAGTCGACAGCGACATTCCAAGAGACAGAAGCGCTCATGA
- the baz1b gene encoding tyrosine-protein kinase BAZ1B isoform X1: protein MAPLLGRKPYPLAKPLAEPLGPGEEVYIIEHTKEAFRNKDEYEARLQRYEERIWTCKSTGSIQLTHKEAWEEEQEVTELLQEEYPHWFEKPILEMVHHNTVSLDKLVEMAWLEILTKYAVGEECDFTVSQDKSLRAKVAKIHPLEHPEGEAAEKKLEGACDSPSSDKENASQENQRKEPAHREEESRRESLSDRARRSPRKLPTAMKEEKKRWALPKFLPHKYDVKLVSEDKVISAVPADSLFRTERPPTKEIIRYFIRHYAQRLGMGESAPWVVEDELVKKFNLPSKFSDFLLDPHKFLAGNPSTKRKSLTSPEGKPRKKSKTPGTPGEHIGNEKGEKKGKSKKDVLGKPLSPTIWGHVQKIKMNGSPLKVKNSGTTKKEEGKSSGPSSLKTVKKSGKKAGKTGDKNILKASRKDAKASSKTPKMKQMTLLHLAKSPAAGSPKKRARSSSTGTPKLGKPLHPMALHLLRYYKENKDKEDKKSVLSALISKAAKALSPDDRGRLPDELKELVEKRWERLEQKKRWAAMSEEEKQEEMKKRRNDLKEKLREKAKERREREMLLRLEQSRRYEDQEIKDGKTLPTFKLVDMPEGLPNTLFGDVAMVVEFLHCYAGLLMPDDKYPITSTALMESLAGVRSGFHYLNRVLVVLLQTLLQDELAEGYSELDIPLSEIPLTLHSVSELARLCLRPFDAQGEESAHGSVDMAMSGFDDVVTSEFLEKLETVEVFELEPEEKVSLLVALCHRILMTYSVEDHVDGMQQRTAELCKERVAMLKEVNRKKAEKKKQKEVEGKAQDEKKKKEDPKKELKKEVKIELVDMISSVKSRQLMSMQAKREREEMDKQNKERMEVAAEEERQRKQRAAMEKNFQEGITKAKLVLRRTPLGTDRNHNRYWFFSDVVPGLYIEKGWVHDGIDYSFTPLEEKSEPDVDDEDDGEAAVTLGRTYFCSHKHAKLIKMPFVEADDNGSVDGANNEGAQLGAATDVCIETTTPKQGQNLWFICDSPAELEELMDSLHPHGVRESELKAKIESSYQDIIHSINLTRKDKVGLGVPDEDAELLKFLRGDIQEIASRLLKGGLGYFDDDVNMEDQLEKMDNLKELGESIITIQACVIKKFLQGFMAPKQKMKKKQGGEESKAEEVDEEKKLAEEAKVATALEKWRTSIREAQTFSRMHVLLGMLDACIKWDMSAENARCKVCRKKGDDEKLILCDECNKAFHLFCLRPVLHRIPEGEWLCTACQPTLARRGTRSRNYKQDSDEEDECEEEDSDEEEDDEEECEYKAMGHSLRPRKKRKQTSAVQKSKPKKKSSSTSQSSKQRTGPSSPADIDELVRQSSQSGVRRQALELEKCEEILKKLTKFRYSWPFRDPVSTEEAEDYLDIISQPMDFQTIQKKFSQGSYRHGQDFMEDMKLVFSNAEEYNEQGSTVLSCMTKTETAFTELLQKMLPGLSYLRRRTRKRVSRAPVSSEEDEEEEEEEEDEEEDRALRQKRIQNGKSGAKKSRNTRAAAQDEESEDEEDEDSGKRRSKRTASKAARKDYREQDCNGERNTRRTRQQRGRLEVDEESSDDEVPSRQRHSKRQKRS, encoded by the exons GCTTCAAGAGGAATATCCTCACTGGTTTGAGAAGCCCATCCTGGAGATGGTCCACCACAACACAGTGTCTTTAGACAAACTGGTTGAAATGGCCTGGTTAGAAATTCTCACAAAGTATGCTGTTGGCGAAGAGTGTGACTTCACG GTGAGCCAAGACAAAAGTCTACGAGCGAAGGTGGCAAAGATCCATCCTCTCGAGCACCCTGAGGGTGAAGCTGCAGAGAAGAAGCTTGAAGGTGCCTGTGATTCTCCATCCAGTGACAAAGAGAATGCCAGTCAAGAGAACCAGAGGAAGGAACCTGCCCACAGAGAGGAGGAGAGCAGGAGAGAGAGTCTCA GTGATAGGGCACGGCGGTCACCAAGAAAACTTCCCACTGCCATGAAGGAAGAAAAGAAGAGGTGGGCGCTTCCCAAGTTTCTTCCTCATAAGTATGATGTCAAGCTCGTCAGTGAGGACAAG GTAATCAGTGCTGTGCCAGCAGACAGTCTTTTCAGAACGGAGCGCCCGCCGACCAAAGAGATCATCCGTTACTTCATCAGACACTATGCGCAGAGGCTGGGCATGGGGGAGAGTGCACCCTGGGTGGTTGAAGATGAATTAGTGAAAAAGTTTAATCTGCCTAGTAAATTCAGCGACTTTCTTCTCGACCCACACAAG TTTTTAGCTGGGAATCCCTCTACCAAGCGTAAGAGCTTGACTTCTCCTGAAGGTAAACCTAGAAAGAAGTCGAAGACACCTGGTACACCAGGAGAGCACATAGGAAATGAAAAGGGGGAGAAGAAAGGGAAAAGCAAGAAAGATGTTCTCGGGAAGCCCCTTAGTCCCACCATCTGGGGTCATGTGCAG aaaataaaaatgaatggttCACCATTAAAAGTAAAGAACTCTGGAACCACCAAGAAAGAAGAAGGTAAAAGCTCAGGTCCCTCGAGTCTGAAAACTGTGAAAAAATCCGGaaagaaagctggaaagacCGGTGATAAGAATATCCTTAAAGCTTCTAGAAAAGATGCAAAGGCAAGTTCCAAGACACCTAAGATGAAGCAGATGACCCTGCTGCATCTCGCTAAGAGTCCCGCTGCCGGCAGCCCCAAAAAACGAGCTCGCAGCAGTTCCACAGGCACTCCCAAACTAGGGAAACCATTACATCCAATGGCTCTCCACCTTCTTCGTTACTATAAGGAGAACAAGGACAAAGAGGACAAAAAGAGTGTTCTGTCTGCCCTCATCTCAAAGGCTGCTAAGGCCTTGTCACCAGATGACCGTGGCAGACTACCCGATGAGCTGAAAGAGCTGGTTGAAAAACGCTGGGAGAGACTGGAGCAAAAGAAACGCTGGGCAGCCATGAGCGAAGAGGAAAAGCAAGAAGAAATGAAGAAGCGACGGAATGATCTCAAAGAGAAACTTCGGGAAAAAGCCAAGGAACGTCGCGAGAGGGAAATGCTACTCCGCCTCGAACAGTCCCGTCGATACGAGGACCAGGAAATCAAAGATGGCAAGACGTTGCCGACCTTTAAGCTAGTCGACATGCCCGAGGGGCTGCCCAACACCCTGTTTGGGGATGTGGCTATGGTTGTGGAGTTCCTTCACTGCTATGCAGGCCTGCTTATGCCAGATGACAAGTATCCCATCACATCTACGGCTTTGATGGAATCGTTGGCCGGCGTACGCTCTGGTTTCCACTACCTGAACCGCGTGCTGGTGGTGCTGCTTCAGACGCTGCTGCAAGACGAGCTCGCAGAGGGCTACAGCGAGCTCGATATCCCTTTATCGGAGATCCCCCTTACCTTGCACTCTGTATCGGAGCTGGCGAGGTTGTGCTTGCGTCCTTTTGATGCTCAAGGTGAGGAGAGCGCTCATGGGTCTGTGGACATGGCCATGAGCGGCTTTGATGATGTAGTGACGAGCGAGTTTCTGGAAAAGCTCGAAACTGTCGAGGTGTTTGAGCTTGAGCCAGAAGAAAAAGTCAGCTTGCTGGTCGCCCTGTGCCACCGCATTCTCATGACGTACTCGGTGGAAGACCACGTGGATGGCATGCAGCAACGCACCGCTGAACTGTGCAAGGAGCGCGTGGCAATGCTGAAAGAGGTCAATCGTAAGAAGGCTGAGAAGAAAAAGCAGAAAGAGGTTGAGGGCAAAG CCcaagatgagaagaaaaaaaaggaggatcCAAAGAAGGAGCTCAAAAAAGAGGTAAAAATAGAGTTGGTGGACATGATCAGCTCCGTCAAGAGCAGGCAGCTCATGAGCATGCAGgccaagagagaaagagaggagatggacaaacaaaacaaag AACGCATGGAAGTGGCAGCCGAAGAAGAGCGACAACGCAAACAAAGAGCGGCCATGGAAAAGAATTTTCAAGAGGGTATAACAAAGGCCAAACTGGTCCTACGTAGAACTCCACTGGGCACCGACAGAAACCATAACAG ATATTGGTTTTTCTCCGATGTTGTTCCTGGACTCTACATCGAGAAAGGCTGGGTGCATGACGGCATAGACTATAGCTTCACACCTCTTGAGGAAAAAAGCGAGCCTGATGTGGATGACGAGGACGACGGTGAGGCTGCTGTGACGTTAGGAAGAACATATTTCTGTAGCCATAAGCATGCCAAACTTATCAAAATGCCTTTTGTAGAGGCTGATGACAATGGAAGTGTGGATGGTGCTAATAATGAAGGAGCCCAACTAGGGGCAGCAACGGACGTCTGTATAGAAACTACAACTCCTAAGCAGGGACAGAATCTCTG GTTCATCTGTGACAGTCCTGCCGAACTGGAAGAATTGATGGACAGTCTACATCCTCATGGAGTTAGAGAGAGTGAACTGAAGGCAAAGATAGAAAGCAG TTACCAGGACATCATACACTCCATCAACTTGACCCGAAAGGACAAAGTGGGTCTTGGGGTCCCTGACGAGGACGCAGAGCTACTGAAATTTCTACGCGGTGATATTCAGGAGATAGCCTCACGCCTCCTGAAGGGTGGCTTGGGTTACTTTGATGATGACGTGAACATGGAAGATCAG CTGGAAAAAATGGACAATTTAAAAGAATTAGGAGAGTCCATCATCACCATTCAGGCATGTGTGATCAAGAAGTTCTTGCAAGGATTCATGGCCCCCAAgcagaaaatgaagaaaaagcaaGGAGGGGAAGAAAGCAAAGCCGAAGAGGTGGATGAGGAAAAGAAACTGGCGGAGGAGGCCAAG GTGGCAACAGCATTAGAGAAGTGGAGGACGTCTATCCGGGAGGCGCAAACCTTCTCCCGCATGCATGTGCTGCTTGGAATGTTGGACGCCTGCATCAAGTGGGACATGTCTGCCGAGAATGCCCGTTGCAAAGTTTGTCGGAAAAAGG GTGATGATGAGAAACTTATCCTGTGTGACGAATGCAACAAGGCCTTCCATCTTTTCTGCCTGAGGCCAGTGCTGCACCGCATTCCTGAAGGCGAGTGGCTGTGCACGGCCTGTCAGCCCACATTGGCCAGACGGGGCACGCGCTCAAG GAACTACAAACAAGACAGCGATGAAGAAGATGAGTGTGAAGAGGAAGACTCtgacgaggaggaagatgatgaggaaGAGTGTGAATACAAGGCCATGGGCCACAGCT TGAGGCCAAGAAAGAAGAGGAAGCAAACTTCAGCCGTGCAGAAAAGTAAACCCAAAAAGAAGTCGTCCTCTACTAGTCAGAGCAGCAAGCAGAGGACTGGCCCCAGCAGCCCTGCAGACATCGATGAACTG GTTCGCCAGAGCTCTCAGTCAGGAGTGCGCAGACAAGCACTGGAGCTGGAGAAATGTGAGGAAATCCTTAAAAAACTGACCAAGTTTCGATACAGCTGGCCCTTCAG GGACCCAGTGTCCACAGAAGAAGCCGAGGACTATCTGGACATCATTTCGCAGCCTATGGATTTTCAGACCATCCAGAAAAAGTTCAGCCAAGGCTCCTATCGCCACGGCCAAGACTTCATGGAGGACATGAAGCTGGTCTTCTCCAATGCAGAGGAGTACAATGAGCAGGGCAGCACCGTGCTCTCCTGCATGACCAAGACGGAGACGGCCTTTACGGAGCTGCTCCAGAAGATGCTACCCGGCCTCAGCTACCTCCGACGACGCACACGCAAGCGCGTCAGTCGAGCTCCCGTATCgtcagaggaggatgaagaagaagaggaggaagaagaagacgaggaagagGATCGGGCACTTCGGCAGAAAAGAATTCAGAATGGCAAGTCAGGCGCAAAGAAGAGCAGAAACACCCGAGCAGCTGCACAAGATGAGGAGAGtgaggatgaagaagatgaggacAGCGGAAAGAGGAGAAGTAAGAGGACCGCTTCCAAAGCAGCCAGGAAGGATTACAGGGAGCAGGATTGCAACGGTGAGCGGAACACTCGCAGAACTCGGCAGCAGCGGGGCCGGCTGGAGGTCGACGAGGAAAGCAGCGATGACGAGGTGCCGAGTCGACAGCGACATTCCAAGAGACAGAAGCGCTCATGA